ttattagttTTTGGTTTGATTTGTGGAATGGTTATATACAATTTAATGGTGGTTGATACATAAAAAAATGTAGTTATAACGAATTTATTTTAACAACTTACAAATGTTAAAAAACAAATAGTTTCTTTTTGTAGACTACATAATTTTGGTCAACCTCTTCTCCTCCGGATATAATCCACAAACTTTAGACATTTACCTTTATCAAAACAACACCTTAGACCAATAATCACATTGCGTATTGCTCGCAATAAGCATTTACATCTACATTGTTGAACAAAACCGTGCAAAAATTAATACTCTCACATGTTTAATGGTTAATATTTGGTGATGACAGTTGACACTAACTTAAATTAATCGAGCGAACAATAATTTTTTATCGTAAGTATACATCGAAGGTTCTACATAGCAAATGAAACTACGTGTTTGTTTTATATAGAGATAAATTTCATATATACGGTCATTTTTTGAAGAGAAATTAAATTACCTCCTACCTTTTATGCTTACAATTATTCCTACCCATTAAAGTTATGACAAATCAccattcaatttaattttatttgatatattcctaatatagctttaatgagttagttaaaaaaatatggaaTGATGACACTTGTCATAATTTTATTGGGTAGATAATTTTGTAGACATAAAAAGtagaaaacaatttaattttttttttaaatgacaagTGATATTTCGAGTTGATAAATTGATTCATCCATTTAAAATGTATGTTTTAACAAGTTATACGTTAGCTGTAAAGATGTTGTACCTCATGTGGATGAATCAAATTATTAAATGGAAATAtcatttctttttttaaataactaaaaaaaatatttgaaaattgaaagtcaattttttcttttattattaacATATTTGTGGACCTGTTTGGTGCTAATATATCATTTTTGTTAATTATTAATGATAATGATCTTGGTCTATCCGTCATGACAAGGAACTTTCTCCGTCATTTCCGTGGTAGTTACTTCATCCCTATCGTGACGTAATGGTCTTATAATCCAATCGATATTTAAACATACATCTATAACAGTATCCTAAattaaatgcaaaaaaaaaaggtACAAAAGAACAAATGATCTTATAATCCAATCGATATTTAAACATACATCTATAACAGTATCCTAAattaaatgcaaaaaaaaaagtaCAAAAGAACAAATGATCTTATAATCCAATCGATATTTAAACATACATCTATAACAATATCCTAAattaaatgcaaaaaaaaaaaaaaatacaaaagaacAAATGAAACCCCACACGGTTTTCATCGAAGCTACCTTTGCTTGGGCAGAAAGAACAAGGGTATAATCGTCGATTCACCTTCGGTCTCCGGAGTCTTCTAGAATCTTACTTCAAGTCTCCTACTCTTCCCGTTTAAAACTAACCCACGACAACACGACCCTCTTAAGCAAATCATAAATTACTTTGATTAACCCAAATTCACATACATCAAGATCAATGGAGTGGAGTAACAACAACATGGAGTGGAGTGACAGTAACCGTGGTAGCAACAATCGTGGCCGTGGACGAGGCCGTGGTCGGAACTATGGAGGTGGAGATGGTGGCGGTCGGAGTTATGGAGTCTCACAAGATGGTGGCGGTTGCAACTATGGTGGCAGAGGCGGAGATGGTGGCGGTCGCAACTACGGTGGCAGAGGCGGAGATGGTGGCGGTCGCAACTACGGTGGCAGAGGCGGAGATGGTGGCGGTCGCAACTCTGGTGCTGGTTACTATCCCCGTGGTGGTGGCCGAGGTAGAACTAGCCCACAGCAGTACAGTAATCAAAATCAGGAACAGTACGGGCGGGGTAGGGGTAGAGTATCTGACGGTGGCGGTCGCGGCGGCGGTGGTGGTCAACAGTCGTACTGGACTCCTGCTAGGCAGAATGCGGATCGGGCACCGGATCATCCCGGTGGCGATCGAGAAGCAAAACGGAGTCCTGTTGGATCTGGTCAATCAGTCGAGTCTCCATCTCAGGCTCTCACTCATACTCAGAACCGCGTTGCTGGTACGTATTCTATATCGGAAATCCCTTTTAGGCTATTCATCCATTAAAGAACTTACTCTGTTTCAATCGTTGATAAATTTTGTTTCTTTTTGATGAATATGTTTGCTTTGATTGAGGTTTTAAGTTGACTGATTACTGTTTTCGTATTGAAAAGCTATTATCTGTACTCAAATTGATATATTATACTTGCTATATCTCTCAATTAACCTAAGAATTCACGATCGTATTTTATGATTTGATCCCAATTCTTCTATCATGTGTTTAAGCTTGAAAACCATTATCTCTCTCATAACTCCATGTCTCTGATAAAATTAACAAAACGACGACACTTTGTCGCCAATCCCTATCTGTTACTCCATTCAGATTCTTTTTTGTTTTGAATTTTCAGACCTTCAGATTCAGGAAGTCCCCAATTGTGTATCACCTTCAAATGACGATGGAGAACATGCTAATGTGCCAATTAAGCGTCCTGACCATGGCACACATGCCATGAGATTCGTGAAGCTTCTTGTGAACCATTTTCCTGTGAAGTTCATTCCATCAAAGACTATACTACGTTACGATGTTGATGTCAAACATGATGTCCCTTCCTCAAGTCGCTCTGCAAAAAAATCAATTCCAAAAACAGAGCTTCGATTGATCCAACAGAAGCTCTGTTCTGATAACCCTAATCAATTCCCCCTACTCCAAACTGCATACGATGGTGAAAAAAACATCTACAGTGCAATTTCATTACCCGAGGGGATTTACAATGTTCAACTAAATGGTCGTTCTTACTCATGCTCCATCAAATATGGAAACGAGTTAGCTCTTTCAAAGCTTCAAGATTTCTTGAAAGGAAACTCCACGCAGATCCCACGTGATGTGTTGCAAGCTCTTGATGTAGTAATGAAAGCAAATCTTTTCAGGGAAAAGGTTTCAGTTGGAAGAGGTATGTATCCACGTGTCCACAGACAAGAAGATGACCTTGGTTATGGTATTGCAGCATTTAGAGGCTCTCAACAAAGCCTAAAGCTCACTAAGAATGGACTAGTCGTGTGTTTGGACTATTCTGCCATTCCTTTCCGCAAAAGAATGCCTGttattgactttctcatggaGTCCATTCCCAACATTCGTGATGTTAGTGAGATTGGAAGATTTGGGAACATTGTTGTTAAAGCGCTGACTGGATTAAGAGTCAGTGTGACTCATCGTCGTACAAATCAAAAGTATGTTGTGTCTGGATTAACAGAAAAAGCCACAAAGGATATTTCCTTtgttcttgaagatcttgaagggaAGAAAGAACCCGAAGTTGTCATGCTTACAGATTACTTCAGAGAAAAATGGGGGAAAGAGATTAAGCATAAGGGTattccttgtttgaatttgggaAGTAGTAAGAAACAAAATTATGTCCCTATGGAATTTTGTTTTTTGGCTGAGGATAAAAGATATCCAAAAGAGCAATTGGGTAAAGAAGCTGCTAGAATACTCAAAGATTTATCTCTTCTCAATCCGAATACTCGTAGGAATGAGATAAGAAGCATGGTTCGTGACGAATATGCACCTGGCAAAAACGGGTATGTTGTTTTTTATTCTATGGAATTACCGATTCCATTCCTTTCGGTGTTTTTTGATTCCTTCTTTTTGTATATTGTAGTGCCAATTCCATCAAGCATTTTGATGTGGAAGTCGGAATGAGCATGACAGAAGTAGACGGGCGAGTGATGGCC
The genomic region above belongs to Lactuca sativa cultivar Salinas chromosome 4, Lsat_Salinas_v11, whole genome shotgun sequence and contains:
- the LOC111909006 gene encoding protein argonaute 2 produces the protein MEWSNNNMEWSDSNRGSNNRGRGRGRGRNYGGGDGGGRSYGVSQDGGGCNYGGRGGDGGGRNYGGRGGDGGGRNYGGRGGDGGGRNSGAGYYPRGGGRGRTSPQQYSNQNQEQYGRGRGRVSDGGGRGGGGGQQSYWTPARQNADRAPDHPGGDREAKRSPVGSGQSVESPSQALTHTQNRVADLQIQEVPNCVSPSNDDGEHANVPIKRPDHGTHAMRFVKLLVNHFPVKFIPSKTILRYDVDVKHDVPSSSRSAKKSIPKTELRLIQQKLCSDNPNQFPLLQTAYDGEKNIYSAISLPEGIYNVQLNGRSYSCSIKYGNELALSKLQDFLKGNSTQIPRDVLQALDVVMKANLFREKVSVGRGMYPRVHRQEDDLGYGIAAFRGSQQSLKLTKNGLVVCLDYSAIPFRKRMPVIDFLMESIPNIRDVSEIGRFGNIVVKALTGLRVSVTHRRTNQKYVVSGLTEKATKDISFVLEDLEGKKEPEVVMLTDYFREKWGKEIKHKGIPCLNLGSSKKQNYVPMEFCFLAEDKRYPKEQLGKEAARILKDLSLLNPNTRRNEIRSMVRDEYAPGKNGANSIKHFDVEVGMSMTEVDGRVMAPPQLKLGSLNGKTMTTTVDKTKCHWNLLQGRTLTQGKSCERWALINFNRDNRQMNQQVDYFIGKLINRCHSIGIQMFDPLFVHHTTMREFSDINRLDRLLKRVTEESRRSTKERLQLIVCIMSDKNDGYKYLKWVSETQIGVITQCCLSFNAFKANDQFLANLGMKINAKLGGSNVELIEKFPRFNGPDHFMFIGADVNHPAPSNESSPSVAAVVGSVNPTATRYAARVSPQTHRKEEIVNFGSLCVDLVNTYYNINGTKPNKIIVFRDGVSDGQFDMVLNKEMVDMKKALYDKSYRPAITFVIAQKRHTTRLFLNNGNEVGNVPPGTVVDTTIVQPFEFDFYLCSHFGGMGTSKPCHYSVIWDEIGFSSDEMQKLVYHLCYVFARCTKPVSLVPPVYYADLVAYRGRMFQEVAAESESGTPGSVPASFDRFFYTVEQNLKDAMFFV